A portion of the Bacteroides faecium genome contains these proteins:
- a CDS encoding RNA polymerase sigma factor, with product MARLNPDEVIISKIAADFPEGFRALFITYYKPLLRIAEKMIGVEFAEDIVQDTFLTIWNNKQSFDTILSLKSYLYTSIQNKCLNVIRTNQQFEKYKVEQSVEPGEEYILDEEVISQLYQTIDLLPEHYKEVMLKSMEGESIAKIALSMDTTEDAIKAYKRRAKQILKKELGDKAFILLFL from the coding sequence ATGGCAAGACTTAACCCCGATGAAGTAATCATTTCAAAAATAGCGGCAGACTTCCCTGAAGGATTCCGGGCGCTTTTCATCACTTATTATAAGCCCTTATTGCGTATTGCGGAGAAAATGATAGGAGTTGAATTCGCAGAGGATATTGTGCAAGACACTTTTCTGACTATCTGGAACAATAAACAGAGTTTTGATACTATTCTCTCTTTGAAATCGTACCTATATACCAGTATTCAGAATAAGTGCCTGAACGTAATACGCACCAACCAGCAGTTCGAGAAATATAAAGTCGAGCAATCCGTCGAGCCGGGCGAGGAATATATTCTTGACGAAGAGGTTATCTCACAGTTATACCAAACGATAGATTTATTGCCCGAACATTACAAGGAAGTAATGCTCAAAAGCATGGAAGGAGAGTCCATTGCCAAGATTGCCTTGTCAATGGACACAACGGAAGATGCGATAAAAGCCTATAAACGGCGAGCCAAGCAGATTCTTAAAAAAGAACTGGGAGACAAAGCCTTTATCCTATTATTCTTATAA
- a CDS encoding sensor histidine kinase: protein MNIKTKLILGIGMLAGMIILLVTLSVINLQILTATEPDSPAAMPGLERALLWISITGGICILTGLALLYWLPRTISKPIKELKEGILEIADHNYEKRLNMSGNEEFREVADSFNRMAERLAEYRASTLSDILSAKKFIEAIVNSIDDPVIGLNMEREILFVNEEALNVMNLKRENVIRKSAEELALKNDLLRRLIRELVTPSEQKEPLKIYADNKESYFKASYVPIINTEAGKDEPRKLGDVILLKNITEFKELDSAKTTFISTISHELKTPISAIMMSLQLLEDKRVGELNEEQEQLSKSIKESSERLLSITGELLNMTQVEAGKLQMMPKITKPIELIEYAIKANQVQADKFNIQIEVEYPEEKIGKLFVDSEKIAWVLTNLLSNAIRYSKENGHVVIGARQEDTVIELYVQDFGKGIDPRYHKSIFDRYFRVPGTKVQGSGLGLSISRDFVEAHGGTLTVESELGKGSRFVIRLKA, encoded by the coding sequence ATGAATATTAAAACGAAACTGATTCTTGGCATCGGGATGCTGGCGGGAATGATTATTTTGCTGGTAACCCTTTCGGTTATTAATCTTCAAATTCTGACGGCAACGGAACCGGATAGCCCTGCTGCCATGCCCGGACTGGAACGTGCGTTACTATGGATTTCCATTACCGGCGGTATCTGTATCTTAACGGGACTTGCATTGCTCTATTGGCTTCCCCGCACCATCAGCAAACCGATTAAGGAACTGAAAGAGGGAATTCTTGAGATAGCCGATCATAATTATGAGAAGCGTCTGAATATGAGCGGTAATGAAGAGTTCCGTGAGGTAGCCGATAGCTTTAACCGGATGGCGGAACGCTTGGCTGAATACCGTGCCAGCACCTTGTCGGACATTCTTTCCGCGAAGAAATTCATAGAAGCGATTGTGAACAGTATAGACGATCCCGTCATCGGCTTGAATATGGAACGCGAAATTTTGTTTGTTAATGAGGAAGCCCTGAATGTGATGAACTTGAAACGTGAGAATGTAATCCGCAAATCGGCGGAAGAACTTGCCTTGAAGAACGATCTTCTCCGTCGTTTGATTCGCGAACTGGTGACGCCAAGCGAACAGAAAGAGCCTTTGAAGATATATGCGGATAATAAAGAGAGTTATTTTAAAGCGTCTTACGTTCCTATCATCAATACGGAAGCCGGGAAGGACGAACCGCGTAAACTGGGCGATGTCATATTACTGAAAAATATAACGGAGTTCAAGGAACTGGACTCAGCCAAGACTACCTTTATCTCCACCATCTCCCATGAACTGAAAACCCCGATTTCCGCTATCATGATGAGCCTTCAACTGTTGGAAGACAAGCGTGTAGGCGAATTGAACGAGGAACAGGAACAACTCTCAAAGAGCATCAAGGAGAGCAGCGAACGGTTACTTAGCATCACTGGCGAACTGCTGAACATGACTCAGGTGGAAGCCGGCAAACTGCAAATGATGCCGAAAATAACGAAACCGATTGAACTGATAGAATATGCCATCAAAGCCAACCAGGTGCAAGCGGATAAATTCAATATTCAAATCGAAGTGGAATATCCCGAAGAGAAAATAGGAAAGCTCTTCGTAGACAGCGAAAAGATTGCCTGGGTATTGACTAACTTATTAAGCAACGCCATCCGCTACTCCAAAGAAAACGGGCATGTTGTCATCGGAGCCAGACAGGAAGATACTGTCATCGAATTATATGTTCAGGACTTCGGCAAAGGTATCGACCCGCGCTATCACAAAAGCATCTTCGACCGTTATTTCCGTGTCCCCGGAACGAAAGTGCAGGGAAGCGGGCTCGGGCTGTCTATTTCGAGGGATTTTGTGGAAGCCCACGGTGGCACGTTGACGGTGGAAAGCGAACTGGGAAAGGGAAGCCGGTTTGTGATACGGTTGAAGGCGTAA